One Rissa tridactyla isolate bRisTri1 chromosome 1, bRisTri1.patW.cur.20221130, whole genome shotgun sequence DNA segment encodes these proteins:
- the IRF5 gene encoding interferon regulatory factor 5: MNPPPRRVRLKPWLVAQVSSQRYPGLQWLDPERRRFAIPWHHATRHPPGPQDHDTIFKAWAQETGKFTAGVDEPDPAKWKANLRCALNKSREFRLLFDGTKATPLQPYKVYELCQGPAGGADGVAEDDYDCGGEEDVSQLQKMTSLSIDDTRHGGDLPPPYPWSKEEPPFGSACPPGPFAPPPPTLLPGEVGGTHGTPELPPAAIAETGPPLGTLGAPATCPLAPMEHVIPNLLISPHMLPLTDLEIKFQYRGRQVCVLTISNPHGCRLFHSSLEPTQEQVELFGPLTLEQVRFPATDAIPNEKQRFYTHQLLDVLDRGLILELQGQDIYAIRLCQCKVFWTGPCAAHHGGPNPIEREKKTKLFSLEGFLNGLILFQKGQTTTPPPFEIFFCFGEEWPDQKPKEKKLITVQVVPVAARLLLEMFSGELSWSADSIPLQISHPDLKDKMVEQFKELHQLWQNQQRLPQPGPAPWSLPH, encoded by the exons ATgaaccccccgccccgccgggtgCGGCTGAAGCCCTGGCTGGTGGCCCAGGTCAGTAGCCAGCGCTACCCAGGGCTGCAGTGGCTGGACCCCGAGCGGCGCCGCTTCGCCATCCCCTGGCACCACGCCACCCGCCACCCCCCCGGGCCCCAGGACCACGACACCATCTTCAAg GCGTGGGCGCAGGAGACGGGGAAGTTCACGGCGGGGGTGGACGAGCCGGACCCCGCCAAGTGGAAGGCCAACCTGCGCTGCGCCCTCAACAAGAGCCGGGAGTTCCGCCTGCTCTTCGACGGCACCAAGGCCACCCCCCTCCAGCCCTACAAGGTCTACGAGCTCTGCCAGGGCCCCGCCGGGGGCGCAG ATGGGGTGGCCGAGGACGACTACGACTGCGGTGGGGAGGAGGACGTCAGCCAG CTCCAGAAGATGACGTCGCTCAGCATCGACG ACACCCGGCACGGGGGGGACCTGCCGCCCCCCTACCCCTGGTCCAAGGAGGAGCCCCCCTTCGGCAGCGCTTGCCCCCCGGGGCCCTTCGCGCCGCCCCCCCCGacgctgctccccggggaggtggggggcaccCACGGGACCCCTGAgctgccccccgccgccatcGCTGAGACGGGACCCCCCCTGGGCACCCTGGGGGCCCCGGCCACCTGCCCGCTGGCACCCATGGAGCACGTCATCCCCAACCTGCTCATCAGCCCCCACATGCTGCCGC TGACCGACCTGGAGATCAAGTTCCAGTACCGGGGCCGCCAGGTCTGTGTCCTCACCATCAGCAACCCCCACGGCTGCCGCCTCTTCCACAGCAGCCTGGagcccacgcaggagcaggtGGAGCTCTTCGGGCCGCTGACGCTGGAGCAGGTCCGGTTCCCCGCCACCGACGCCATCCCCAACGAGAAGCAACGGTTCTacacccaccagctgctggaCGTGCTGGACCGAGGGCTCATCCTGGAGCTGCAGGGCCAGGACATCTACGCCATCCGCCTCTGCCAGTGCAAGGTCTTCTGGACGGGCCCCTGCGCCGCCCACCACGGCGGCCCCAACCCCATCGAGAGGGAGAAGAAGACCaagctcttcagcctggagggcttTCTCAACG GCCTCATCCTGTTCCAGAAGGGGCagaccaccacccccccgcccttcGAGATCTTCTTCTGCTTCGGCGAGGAGTGGCCCGACCAGAAGCCCAAGGAGAAAAAGCTCATCACGGTGCAG GTGGTGCCGGTGGCGGCGCGGTTGCTGCTGGAGATGTTCTCGGGCGAGTTGTCCTGGTCGGCCGACAGCATCCCCCTGCAGATCTCCCACCCCGACCTCAAGGACAAGATGGTGGAGCAGTTCAAGGAGCTCCACCAGCTCTGGCAGAACCAGCAGCgcctgccccagcccggccccgcgcccTGGTCCCTGCCCCACTGA
- the LOC128904397 gene encoding uncharacterized protein LOC128904397, with protein sequence MFPLGGAKGRAGSHQEELSGAKSSGGWKSCTRKRAGPGLVVWVKDVLQLSWIRWFGSRMSCSSPGFSGLDPECPAALLDSWFGSGMSCSSPGFNGLVPGCPAALLDLMVWIQNVLQLSWIQWFGSGMSCSSPGSDGLGLGCPAALLDLVVWVWDVLQLSWIQWFGSGMSYSSPGSDGLDPECPAALLDSWFGSGMSCSSPGSDGLVPGCPAALLDSWFGSRMSCSSPGSDGLDPECPAALLDSWFGSRMSCSSPGSDGLDPECPAALLDSWFGSGMSCSKATGSRPGVRDPPPPQGTLWGGTHGCPRGHLHPPAPREQTLLRGKG encoded by the exons ATGTTCCCCTTGGGCGGCGCAAAGGGAcgagctggaagccaccaagaAGAGCTCTCCGGG GCTAAGAGCAGCGGAGGATGGAAGAGCTGCACGCGGAAACGAGCAGGACCTGGCCTCGTGGTCTGGGTCAAGGatgtcctgcagctctcctggatcCGATGGTTTGGGTCAAGGatgtcctgcagctctcctggattCAGTGGTTTGGATCCAGAatgtcctgcagctctcctggattCATGGTTTGGGTCCGGGatgtcctgcagctctcctggattCAATGGTTTGGTTCCAGGatgtcctgcagctctcctggatcTGATGGTTTGGATCCAGAatgtcctgcagctctcctggattCAATGGTTTGGGTCTGGGatgtcctgcagctctcctggatcTGATGGTTTGGGTCTGGGatgtcctgcagctctcctggattTGGTGGTTTGGGTCTGGGatgtcctgcagctctcctggattCAATGGTTTGGATCTGGGATGTCCTACAGCTCTCCTGGATCTGATGGTTTGGATCCAGAatgtcctgcagctctcctggattCATGGTTTGGGTCCGGGatgtcctgcagctctcctggatcTGATGGTTTGGTTCCAGGatgtcctgcagctctcctggattCATGGTTTGGATCCAGAatgtcctgcagctctcctggatcTGATGGTTTGGATCCAGAatgtcctgcagctctcctggattCATGGTTTGGATCCAGAatgtcctgcagctctcctggatcTGATGGTTTGGATCCAGAatgtcctgcagctctcctggattCATGGTTTGGGTCCGGGATGTCCTGCAGCAAAGCCACCGGTTCCAGGCCTGGGGTCCgagacccgccccccccccagggcacactttggggggggacacacggttGTCCTCGGGGACATCTCCACCCACCCGCTCCCCGAGAACAGACCCTCCTGCGAGGGAAGGGTTAA